In Burkholderiales bacterium, the following proteins share a genomic window:
- a CDS encoding acetolactate synthase catalytic subunit, which produces MNKLVESDVGATSRHKLPNPCGAHLVARALKRHGVEVMFGQSLPSALYLVTAELGIRQLAYRTENAGGSMADGYARATNKVAVVTAQNGPAAALLVSPLAEALKASIPIVAIVQDVRRTQTDKNAFQELDHLDLFRGCAKWVKRVTEASRIEDYVDMAFTAAASGRPGPSVLLLPQDLLLEAVKSDAPERTAALGTYPLDRAAADPAKIEEAARLLAEAKNPLVVAGGGVHSSHAHAEVAALQEYASLPVATSAMGKGAVSESHPLSVGVIGYFMGQRARARHLKPLVDQADVILFVGARTNQNGTDSWTVFPKSARYIHIDVDGMEIGRNYEALRLVGDAKLTLAALTDALKKRSVSVRTAARGALEKTIADARRLFRDEAEAMSASDASPIRPERLMRELEPFVTPDTLIVSDASYSPIWVANYLTAQRAGQRFLAGRGLAGLGWGLPAAIGAKVANPGKPVICVSGDGAFAHVWSELETAKRMGVKITLIVLNNQILGYQWHAEDVLYGDHTDACQLGPVDHAAVARACGCEGIRVEKASEIRAALERAMKNDVTTVVDVMIDPQAYPPITLFDAKNK; this is translated from the coding sequence ATGAACAAGCTCGTCGAGAGCGACGTCGGGGCAACGTCCCGCCACAAGCTCCCCAATCCCTGCGGCGCGCATCTCGTCGCGCGCGCGCTGAAGCGCCACGGCGTCGAAGTGATGTTCGGCCAGAGCCTGCCTTCGGCGCTGTATCTCGTCACCGCCGAGCTCGGTATCCGCCAGCTCGCGTATCGCACCGAGAACGCGGGCGGCTCGATGGCCGACGGTTACGCGCGAGCGACGAACAAGGTTGCGGTGGTGACGGCGCAGAACGGCCCGGCTGCGGCGCTGCTGGTGAGCCCGCTCGCCGAAGCGCTGAAGGCATCTATTCCCATCGTCGCGATCGTGCAGGACGTGCGACGCACGCAGACCGACAAGAACGCGTTCCAGGAGCTCGACCACCTCGACCTCTTCCGCGGCTGCGCGAAGTGGGTCAAGCGCGTCACCGAAGCGAGCCGCATCGAGGACTACGTCGACATGGCGTTCACCGCCGCGGCGAGCGGCCGTCCGGGACCCTCGGTGCTGCTGCTTCCGCAGGACCTGCTGCTCGAAGCGGTGAAGAGCGACGCGCCCGAGCGCACCGCGGCGCTCGGCACGTATCCGCTCGATCGCGCCGCCGCCGATCCCGCAAAGATCGAAGAGGCGGCTCGCCTGCTTGCCGAAGCGAAGAACCCGCTCGTCGTCGCCGGCGGCGGCGTGCACTCGTCGCATGCGCATGCCGAGGTCGCGGCCCTGCAGGAGTATGCGTCCCTGCCGGTCGCGACGAGCGCGATGGGCAAGGGTGCGGTATCCGAAAGCCATCCGCTGTCGGTCGGCGTCATCGGTTACTTCATGGGACAGCGCGCGCGGGCGAGGCACCTCAAGCCGCTCGTCGACCAGGCCGACGTGATCCTGTTCGTCGGCGCGCGCACCAACCAGAACGGCACCGACTCGTGGACGGTCTTTCCGAAGTCGGCGCGCTACATCCACATCGACGTCGACGGCATGGAGATCGGACGCAACTACGAAGCGCTGCGGCTCGTCGGCGACGCGAAGCTCACGCTCGCGGCGCTCACCGACGCGCTCAAGAAACGCAGCGTCTCGGTGCGCACGGCCGCGCGTGGCGCGCTCGAGAAAACGATCGCCGACGCACGGCGCCTCTTCCGCGACGAAGCCGAAGCGATGAGCGCGTCCGATGCGTCGCCGATTCGCCCCGAGCGCCTGATGCGCGAGCTCGAGCCGTTCGTCACGCCCGACACCCTCATCGTGTCGGATGCGAGCTACTCGCCGATCTGGGTCGCGAACTATCTGACCGCACAGCGCGCGGGCCAGCGCTTTCTCGCCGGCCGCGGACTCGCCGGGCTCGGCTGGGGACTGCCCGCCGCGATCGGCGCGAAAGTCGCGAACCCAGGCAAGCCGGTGATCTGCGTCAGCGGCGACGGCGCGTTCGCGCACGTGTGGTCCGAGCTCGAGACCGCGAAGCGCATGGGCGTGAAGATCACGCTGATCGTGCTCAACAACCAGATCCTCGGCTATCAGTGGCATGCCGAGGACGTGCTGTACGGCGATCACACCGACGCGTGTCAGCTCGGTCCGGTCGATCATGCGGCGGTCGCGCGCGCGTGCGGCTGCGAGGGCATACGCGTGGAGAAAGCGTCGGAGATACGCGCGGCGCTGGAGCGGGCGATGAAGAACGACGTCACCACGGTGGTCGACGTGATGATCGATCCGCAGGCGTATCCGCCGATTACGCTGTTCGATGCGAAAAACAAGTGA
- a CDS encoding tripartite tricarboxylate transporter substrate binding protein, whose amino-acid sequence MKRSSMFWTAACAATLACGDALAAQAAADAWPSRPIRVVVPSAPGGGTDIVARLIAQALQERWGQTLVVDNRGGAGGLPAVSMVAKNSAPDGYTMCVGSNGHLSFAPAIHRHLAFDPQKDLTPVSLAANQPFVVAAGAGVPAASMQELISLAKAKPGSLRYGSGGTGTSSHLGTELLQLRSGMSLLHVPYKGTGPGMTALLGGEIQVLLVGLATVLPYVRSKSDKVKVFAVTGSQRSAVAPEIPTVAESGVPGFSFDVWYGVVFPGGTPRAIVQKTNAELRNVLAAPSLKERYAAGGLEPVYTTPEAFRELIDKEVPRWKEVARQAKIQVD is encoded by the coding sequence ATGAAACGCAGCTCCATGTTTTGGACGGCCGCGTGCGCGGCTACGCTCGCGTGCGGCGACGCGCTCGCCGCGCAGGCCGCGGCGGATGCCTGGCCGTCGCGTCCCATCCGCGTCGTGGTGCCGAGCGCGCCCGGCGGCGGCACCGACATCGTGGCGCGCCTCATCGCACAGGCGCTGCAGGAGCGCTGGGGCCAGACGCTCGTCGTCGACAACCGCGGCGGCGCGGGCGGCCTGCCGGCGGTGTCGATGGTCGCGAAGAATTCCGCCCCCGACGGTTACACGATGTGCGTCGGCAGCAACGGGCATCTGTCGTTCGCGCCGGCGATCCACCGGCATCTCGCGTTCGACCCGCAGAAGGACCTCACGCCGGTGTCGCTCGCGGCGAACCAGCCTTTCGTGGTCGCTGCTGGTGCGGGCGTGCCTGCCGCTTCCATGCAGGAGCTCATCAGCCTCGCCAAGGCGAAGCCCGGGTCGCTGCGCTACGGGTCGGGCGGCACCGGCACCTCGAGCCATCTCGGCACCGAGCTGCTCCAGCTTCGCTCGGGGATGTCGCTGCTGCACGTGCCTTACAAGGGAACCGGCCCCGGCATGACCGCCCTCCTCGGCGGCGAGATCCAGGTGCTGCTGGTCGGGCTGGCGACGGTCCTGCCTTACGTGCGCAGCAAGAGCGACAAGGTGAAAGTGTTCGCAGTGACCGGCTCGCAGCGCTCCGCCGTCGCGCCCGAGATACCGACGGTCGCCGAATCGGGCGTGCCGGGCTTTTCCTTCGATGTGTGGTACGGCGTCGTTTTCCCCGGCGGCACGCCGCGCGCGATCGTACAGAAGACCAACGCCGAATTACGCAATGTGCTGGCCGCGCCGAGCCTGAAAGAGCGCTATGCCGCGGGCGGATTGGAGCCGGTTTACACCACGCCCGAAGCGTTTCGCGAGCTGATCGACAAGGAAGTGCCGCGATGGAAGGAAGTCGCGCGGCAGGCGAAGATCCAGGTGGATTGA
- a CDS encoding enoyl-CoA hydratase-related protein, translated as MAYECLLYDVKDRIATLTLNRPERLNALGGTLREDLLDAIQKAGADDDVRVIVITGAGRGFCSGGDVKAMSEREKSGDGGAIKEKYLPIRDRIVIAMRECPKPIIAAVNGAAAGAGMSMAMACDIRLAANTAKFSQAFVKRGLHPDWGGSWFLPRIVGTAKACELIFTGDAIDAQTALDIGFLNAVVAPEALLEETYKLAKKIADGPPIAIQLAKRAIYHNEDVDLKAGLEFESFAQNITKETEDYREGVKAFVEKRAPKFGGR; from the coding sequence ATGGCTTACGAATGCCTGCTGTACGACGTCAAGGACCGCATCGCCACCCTCACGCTCAATCGGCCCGAGCGGCTCAACGCCCTCGGCGGGACGCTGCGCGAGGACCTGCTGGACGCGATCCAGAAAGCGGGCGCGGACGACGACGTGCGCGTGATCGTCATCACCGGCGCGGGCCGCGGGTTCTGCTCGGGCGGCGACGTCAAGGCGATGAGCGAGCGCGAGAAAAGCGGCGACGGCGGCGCGATCAAGGAAAAGTACCTGCCGATCCGCGACCGGATCGTGATCGCGATGCGCGAGTGCCCGAAGCCGATCATCGCCGCGGTGAACGGCGCCGCCGCGGGGGCCGGCATGAGCATGGCGATGGCGTGCGACATCCGCCTCGCCGCGAACACCGCCAAGTTCTCGCAGGCGTTCGTCAAGCGCGGCCTGCATCCGGACTGGGGCGGCTCGTGGTTCCTGCCGCGCATCGTCGGCACGGCGAAAGCGTGCGAGCTCATCTTCACCGGCGACGCGATCGACGCCCAGACCGCGCTCGACATCGGTTTCCTCAACGCGGTCGTCGCCCCCGAGGCGCTGCTGGAAGAGACTTACAAGCTCGCGAAGAAGATCGCCGACGGCCCGCCGATCGCGATCCAGCTCGCCAAGCGCGCGATCTATCACAACGAAGACGTCGATCTCAAAGCCGGTCTCGAGTTCGAATCCTTCGCGCAGAACATCACGAAGGAGACCGAGGACTATCGCGAAGGCGTGAAGGCGTTCGTCGAGAAGCGCGCGCCGAAGTTCGGCGGGAGATAG
- a CDS encoding alpha-hydroxy acid oxidase: MAGDTLGAYSIEDLRRRAKKRLPRGIFEYIDGAAEDGIAKEHNREVYRSLKIKNRVLKDVSKRSTAIEIFGKKLAMPYGISPTASAGLMSDLGEIALAKAAARMGVPCTVATNSLTPMEDIFEAAGGNLWMQLYMWVDLRLRAQFVERIKSIGFDTMLITVDGSVGANREHDRRNGFSMPLRYTPNLIRQVLANPGWCARVLAPQYLKRGAFRKSNYPEEMNSKLTDKISDHELTKPATQCWDDIKRIRDVWPGHLLVKGLQSLEDAVLAADYGLDGVVISNHGGRYLDSAPAPLQLVPEFRRAVGNRLKLIIDSGARRGSDLVKAMAMGADMVMSGRPTLYGAAAAGEAGAYRALEIFQTEMDRVMAQLGLCSVDEISPHIFWNPPDWVPKPVPARIVEVEEIISRVVGV; this comes from the coding sequence ATGGCGGGCGACACGCTGGGTGCGTACAGCATCGAAGACCTCCGCAGGCGCGCGAAGAAGCGCCTGCCGCGCGGGATCTTCGAGTACATCGACGGCGCGGCTGAGGACGGCATCGCCAAGGAGCACAACCGCGAGGTCTACCGGTCGCTGAAGATCAAGAACCGCGTCCTCAAGGACGTGTCGAAGCGTTCGACCGCGATCGAGATCTTCGGGAAGAAGCTCGCCATGCCGTACGGGATCTCGCCGACCGCGTCCGCGGGCCTGATGAGCGATCTCGGCGAGATCGCGCTGGCCAAGGCGGCGGCGAGGATGGGCGTGCCCTGCACGGTCGCGACCAACTCGCTGACGCCGATGGAGGACATCTTTGAGGCGGCCGGCGGCAATCTCTGGATGCAGCTCTACATGTGGGTCGACCTGCGCCTGCGGGCGCAGTTCGTCGAGCGCATCAAGTCGATCGGTTTCGACACGATGCTCATCACCGTCGACGGCTCGGTCGGCGCGAACCGCGAGCACGACCGCCGCAACGGTTTCTCGATGCCGCTGCGCTACACGCCGAACCTGATCCGGCAGGTGCTGGCGAATCCCGGCTGGTGCGCGCGCGTGCTGGCTCCGCAGTACCTCAAGCGCGGCGCGTTCAGGAAGTCCAACTATCCGGAGGAGATGAACAGCAAGCTCACCGACAAGATCAGCGACCACGAACTGACCAAGCCCGCCACGCAGTGCTGGGACGACATCAAGCGCATCCGCGACGTGTGGCCGGGGCATCTCCTGGTCAAGGGTTTGCAGAGCCTGGAAGACGCGGTGCTCGCGGCCGATTACGGCCTGGACGGCGTCGTCATCTCGAATCACGGCGGCCGCTATCTCGATTCCGCGCCGGCGCCGCTGCAACTGGTGCCGGAGTTTCGCCGGGCCGTCGGCAACCGTCTCAAGCTCATCATCGACAGCGGCGCGAGACGCGGCTCCGATCTCGTGAAAGCGATGGCGATGGGCGCCGACATGGTCATGTCCGGAAGACCGACCTTGTACGGCGCTGCCGCCGCGGGTGAAGCCGGCGCCTATCGCGCGCTCGAGATCTTCCAGACCGAGATGGACCGCGTCATGGCGCAGCTCGGTCTTTGCAGCGTCGACGAGATCAGCCCGCACATCTTCTGGAATCCGCCGGACTGGGTGCCCAAGCCCGTGCCTGCGCGGATCGTCGAGGTCGAGGAGATCATCTCGCGCGTGGTTGGGGTCTGA
- a CDS encoding tripartite tricarboxylate transporter substrate binding protein yields MTGKAVTKWLLVAALVVGSMAAFGQHYPSRPIRIIVPFPPGGASDIIARTVGQKLTQRWGQQAIIDNRPGAGGSIAAEIAKNAAPDGYTLFFAASAQLAVNPSLYSKVPYDPVRDFAPVILTGFGVNILVAHPSVGARSLKEFIAIAKAKPGLQYASPGSGSTAHLSAELLKIQTGIDIQHVPYKGAAPGVVDVLAGQVPLMFVTIPSVIGHVKAGKLVALGVTSAKRSPAAPDVPTFAETLPGFEATSWYGFVAPAGTPREVVTRLNREVAAILKLPEVREVLTTTGTEIGGSTPEAFGRHIKSELGKWAAVVKKSGARVD; encoded by the coding sequence GTGACGGGTAAGGCGGTGACGAAGTGGTTGTTGGTAGCGGCGCTGGTAGTCGGTTCGATGGCGGCGTTTGGGCAGCACTATCCGTCACGACCGATACGCATCATCGTGCCGTTCCCGCCGGGCGGGGCGAGCGACATCATCGCGCGCACGGTGGGGCAGAAGCTCACCCAGCGCTGGGGACAGCAGGCGATCATCGACAACCGTCCGGGCGCGGGCGGCAGCATCGCCGCGGAGATCGCGAAGAACGCGGCGCCCGACGGCTACACGCTGTTCTTCGCGGCCAGCGCGCAGCTCGCGGTGAACCCGTCGCTCTACTCGAAAGTGCCGTACGACCCGGTGCGCGACTTCGCACCGGTCATCCTCACCGGTTTCGGCGTCAACATCCTCGTCGCACATCCTTCGGTCGGCGCGCGGTCGCTCAAGGAATTCATCGCGATCGCCAAGGCGAAGCCGGGACTGCAATACGCGTCACCCGGCAGCGGGTCGACCGCGCACCTGTCGGCCGAGCTGCTGAAGATACAGACGGGCATCGACATTCAGCACGTGCCTTACAAAGGCGCGGCGCCCGGCGTGGTCGACGTGCTCGCCGGGCAGGTGCCGCTCATGTTCGTGACCATTCCTTCGGTGATCGGGCACGTGAAAGCCGGCAAGCTCGTCGCGCTCGGCGTGACTTCGGCGAAGCGTTCGCCGGCCGCACCCGACGTGCCGACCTTCGCCGAGACGCTGCCGGGTTTCGAAGCGACTTCGTGGTACGGCTTCGTCGCGCCCGCCGGCACGCCGCGCGAGGTCGTGACCAGGCTCAATCGGGAGGTCGCCGCGATCCTCAAGCTGCCCGAGGTGCGCGAGGTGCTCACGACCACAGGGACCGAAATCGGCGGCAGCACACCCGAGGCGTTCGGCCGCCACATCAAGTCGGAGCTCGGCAAGTGGGCGGCGGTGGTGAAGAAGTCGGGCGCGCGGGTGGATTGA
- a CDS encoding tripartite tricarboxylate transporter substrate binding protein, giving the protein MRAFVTLAALLVHAGVAAAQNYPSHPVRLVVGFAPGGSTDVTARIVAERLTSAYGQQVIVDNRTGAGGNIGADIVAKANADGYTVLLATTGVMAFNDYLYKQLSYDAQKDFAPVTQIGSLPLIIVVPVTLPAKSVKELVALAKASPGKYSFGSSGVGGATHVTAELFKALAGIDIVHVPYKGSGQMMTDLVGGQVQIAFDQISSSIGFVKTGKLRALGITTAKRSELLPDLPTIAEGGVTGYEATSWNGLAVRSGTPRAVIDRLQQETRKQIFDPAVKPRLFELGIEPIGGTPEQFAALIKSERAKWIPLFRKIGIQPQ; this is encoded by the coding sequence ATGCGCGCCTTCGTGACGCTCGCAGCGCTGCTGGTGCACGCCGGGGTCGCGGCGGCGCAAAACTATCCGTCGCATCCCGTCCGTCTCGTCGTCGGCTTCGCACCGGGCGGCTCGACCGACGTCACCGCGCGCATCGTCGCCGAGCGCCTGACCTCGGCGTACGGCCAGCAGGTGATCGTCGACAACCGCACCGGCGCCGGCGGGAACATCGGCGCGGACATCGTGGCCAAGGCGAACGCCGACGGCTACACCGTGCTGCTCGCGACGACGGGCGTGATGGCGTTCAACGACTATCTCTACAAGCAGCTTTCCTACGACGCGCAGAAAGATTTCGCGCCGGTGACGCAGATCGGCTCGCTGCCGCTCATCATCGTGGTGCCGGTGACGCTGCCGGCGAAATCGGTGAAGGAGCTCGTGGCGCTCGCGAAAGCGAGCCCGGGCAAGTACTCGTTCGGCTCGTCCGGCGTCGGAGGCGCGACCCACGTCACCGCCGAGCTCTTCAAGGCACTCGCCGGCATCGACATCGTTCACGTGCCTTACAAGGGCAGCGGCCAGATGATGACCGATCTCGTCGGCGGCCAGGTGCAGATCGCGTTCGACCAGATCTCTTCGTCGATCGGTTTCGTGAAGACGGGCAAGCTGCGCGCGCTCGGCATCACGACCGCGAAGCGCTCCGAGCTGCTGCCCGACCTGCCGACGATCGCCGAAGGCGGGGTGACGGGTTACGAAGCCACGTCGTGGAACGGTCTCGCGGTGCGCTCGGGCACGCCGCGCGCGGTGATCGATCGCCTCCAGCAGGAGACGCGCAAGCAGATCTTCGATCCCGCGGTGAAGCCCAGGCTCTTCGAGCTCGGCATCGAGCCGATCGGCGGCACGCCGGAGCAGTTCGCCGCGCTGATCAAGTCGGAGCGTGCGAAGTGGATCCCGCTGTTCAGGAAGATCGGCATTCAGCCTCAATGA
- a CDS encoding RidA family protein, translated as MSITRHEPSGHLSKAVEHNGVVYVAGLTATNKSLGMKQQTEEVLKKIDGYLEAAGTNKSKLLAATIYVSDMSQKNAMNEAWIAWADPKNLPTRACVAVELGSKDTLVEIVVSAAK; from the coding sequence ATGAGCATCACCCGTCACGAACCCAGCGGACATCTGAGCAAGGCGGTCGAGCACAACGGCGTCGTGTACGTCGCCGGTTTGACGGCCACGAACAAATCGCTCGGCATGAAGCAGCAGACCGAGGAAGTCCTGAAGAAGATCGACGGCTACCTCGAGGCGGCCGGCACGAACAAGTCCAAGCTCCTCGCGGCGACGATCTACGTCTCCGACATGTCGCAGAAGAACGCGATGAACGAAGCCTGGATCGCCTGGGCCGACCCGAAGAACCTGCCGACGCGCGCCTGCGTCGCGGTCGAGCTGGGATCCAAGGACACGCTGGTGGAAATCGTCGTCAGCGCGGCGAAATAG
- a CDS encoding intradiol ring-cleavage dioxygenase, protein MIQRRKFVMAIGAGAIAASPLARAATRTTSLACVVRPSQIEGPYFVDEKLNRSDIRSDPWTKVVSEGVPLYLAFRVSQTEGSTCLPLAGAQVDVWHCDAMGLYSDTDDFQEDTRGFKFLRGYQVTDRNGHASFTTIYPGWYPGRAVHVHFKIRVGHRGKGNDAAEFTSQIYFDDKLTDEIHAQAPYSKHGQRKVRNNRDVVSLIGGSKLVLPLKEHRKGYAGTFDVSLDV, encoded by the coding sequence ATGATCCAGCGCAGAAAATTCGTCATGGCGATCGGCGCCGGCGCGATCGCCGCGTCGCCTCTCGCGCGTGCGGCGACACGGACCACTTCGCTCGCGTGCGTGGTGCGCCCGTCGCAGATCGAAGGACCGTACTTCGTCGACGAGAAGCTCAACCGCTCCGACATCCGCTCCGATCCGTGGACCAAAGTGGTAAGTGAAGGCGTGCCGCTCTACCTCGCGTTCCGTGTCTCTCAGACCGAAGGCAGCACCTGCCTGCCGCTCGCCGGCGCGCAGGTCGACGTCTGGCACTGCGACGCGATGGGGCTGTATTCCGACACCGACGATTTCCAGGAAGACACGCGCGGCTTCAAGTTCCTGCGCGGCTACCAGGTCACCGACCGCAACGGCCACGCGAGCTTCACCACGATCTATCCCGGCTGGTATCCCGGCAGAGCGGTGCACGTTCACTTCAAGATACGCGTCGGCCACCGCGGAAAAGGCAACGACGCGGCCGAGTTCACGTCGCAGATCTATTTCGACGACAAGCTCACCGACGAGATCCACGCGCAGGCGCCGTACTCGAAGCACGGCCAGCGCAAGGTGCGCAACAACCGCGACGTGGTGTCGCTGATCGGCGGGAGCAAGCTCGTCCTGCCGTTGAAGGAGCACCGGAAGGGTTACGCGGGGACGTTCGACGTGTCGCTGGACGTCTGA
- a CDS encoding carboxymuconolactone decarboxylase family protein, with amino-acid sequence MSDYKKRYKRGMDLLKKMGREHLMMEQKDLSPDMYDMSVGHLFGDVWARKGLSLRDRQLVTLAANIALARPSGNYSHYRSAQHIGIKPEEIFEVMIQVAHYAGWPTLSHAVRQYTAVMKEDEEIRKGKKKKPTLV; translated from the coding sequence ATGAGCGATTACAAGAAACGCTACAAGCGCGGCATGGACCTCCTGAAGAAGATGGGCCGCGAGCACCTCATGATGGAGCAGAAGGACCTGAGCCCCGACATGTACGACATGTCGGTGGGACATCTCTTCGGCGACGTATGGGCCCGCAAGGGTTTGAGCCTGCGCGACCGCCAGCTCGTCACGCTCGCGGCGAACATCGCGCTCGCGCGGCCGAGCGGCAACTACTCGCACTACCGCAGCGCGCAGCACATCGGCATCAAGCCCGAGGAGATCTTCGAGGTGATGATCCAGGTGGCCCACTACGCCGGTTGGCCGACGCTCTCGCACGCGGTGCGGCAATACACCGCGGTGATGAAGGAGGACGAGGAGATCCGGAAGGGGAAGAAGAAAAAACCGACGCTCGTATAA
- a CDS encoding GIY-YIG nuclease family protein: protein MAFWIYVLRCSDGSYYTGHTDNLEHRFNAHQSGEIPGYTQPRLPVELMFSQECATREEALAAELQIKGWSRAKKEALFRGDWAAINRLGRGKHRHQR from the coding sequence ATGGCTTTCTGGATCTATGTCTTACGGTGCTCGGACGGCTCGTATTACACGGGGCATACCGACAACCTCGAGCATAGATTCAACGCACATCAGAGCGGGGAAATCCCCGGCTATACGCAACCGAGGCTGCCGGTCGAGCTGATGTTCTCGCAAGAGTGTGCGACTCGAGAGGAGGCTTTGGCGGCGGAACTGCAAATCAAGGGCTGGAGTCGGGCGAAGAAAGAGGCGCTGTTTCGCGGGGATTGGGCGGCGATCAATCGCCTCGGTCGAGGTAAGCATCGGCATCAGCGGTAG
- a CDS encoding GMC family oxidoreductase N-terminal domain-containing protein has product MGEHRSAGTFDYVIIGAGTAGCVLANRLSADPETTVLVLEAGGKDDWVWIHIPVGYLYCIGNKRTDWCYETEAEAGLNGRSIGYPRGRVLGGSSSINAMLYLRGQARDYDEWAQVTGDSGWAWSSVLPVFMKSEDHWRGADEKHGQGGEWRVERPKLTWEILDAFASAAVESGIPPTEDFNRGDNEGVGRFEVNQKSGVRWSAAKAFLRPAMKRANVTVITGALVRKLRIEGRRVLGVEFERDGVAHYVEARRETILSSGAIGSPQILQLSGIGPGGLLQQHGIPVVHDAPGVGANLQDHLQLRMAFKVRHALTLNTLLGSWWHKGRMAAEYACFRTGAMTMPPSQLGAFTRSDPSQATPNLEYHVQPISLDRFGEPPHRFNAFTSSVCNLRPTSRGTVKIASNDPRAYPAIAPNYLSTPEDRQVAADAIRLTRRIVLGTQAMQQYEPEEYTPGAQYQTPEELVTAAGHIGTTIFHPVGTCRMGREADDSAVVDPQLRVRGVERLRVIDASIMPTITSGNTNSPTVMIAERGAELLLRH; this is encoded by the coding sequence ATGGGCGAACATCGCAGCGCCGGCACGTTCGACTACGTCATCATCGGCGCGGGCACCGCGGGCTGCGTGCTCGCGAACCGACTGTCCGCCGATCCGGAGACGACGGTGCTGGTCCTCGAGGCCGGCGGCAAGGACGACTGGGTGTGGATACACATCCCGGTCGGCTATCTCTACTGCATCGGCAACAAGCGCACCGACTGGTGCTACGAGACGGAAGCCGAAGCCGGGCTCAACGGGCGGTCGATCGGCTATCCGCGAGGGCGCGTGCTCGGCGGGAGCTCGTCGATCAACGCCATGCTGTACCTGCGCGGCCAGGCGCGCGACTACGACGAATGGGCGCAGGTGACCGGCGACTCCGGCTGGGCGTGGAGCAGCGTGCTGCCCGTCTTCATGAAGTCCGAGGACCACTGGCGCGGCGCCGACGAGAAACACGGGCAGGGCGGCGAGTGGCGCGTCGAGCGGCCCAAGCTCACATGGGAGATCCTCGACGCGTTCGCGAGTGCCGCGGTGGAGAGCGGCATCCCGCCTACCGAAGATTTCAATCGAGGAGACAACGAGGGCGTCGGCCGCTTCGAGGTAAACCAGAAGAGCGGCGTGCGCTGGAGCGCCGCGAAAGCGTTCCTGCGTCCGGCGATGAAGCGTGCCAACGTGACCGTGATCACCGGCGCTTTGGTACGCAAGCTGCGCATCGAAGGCCGGCGCGTGCTCGGCGTCGAGTTCGAGCGTGACGGCGTCGCGCACTACGTCGAAGCGCGGCGCGAGACGATACTGTCCTCCGGAGCGATCGGCAGCCCGCAGATACTCCAGCTCTCGGGCATCGGTCCCGGCGGTCTGTTGCAGCAGCACGGCATACCGGTCGTTCACGACGCGCCGGGCGTGGGCGCGAACCTCCAGGACCATCTGCAATTGCGGATGGCGTTCAAGGTCAGGCACGCGCTGACGCTCAACACGCTGCTCGGCTCGTGGTGGCACAAGGGGCGCATGGCCGCGGAGTACGCGTGCTTTCGCACCGGCGCGATGACGATGCCGCCTTCGCAGCTCGGCGCGTTCACGCGCTCCGATCCGTCGCAGGCGACGCCCAACCTCGAGTATCACGTGCAGCCGATCTCGCTCGACCGCTTCGGCGAGCCGCCGCACCGCTTCAACGCGTTCACCTCCAGCGTGTGCAACCTGCGGCCGACGTCGCGCGGCACGGTGAAGATCGCATCGAACGATCCGCGCGCGTATCCCGCCATCGCCCCGAACTATCTCTCCACGCCCGAAGACCGGCAAGTCGCGGCCGACGCGATCCGGCTCACGCGCCGCATCGTGCTCGGCACCCAGGCGATGCAACAGTACGAGCCCGAGGAATACACGCCCGGCGCGCAATACCAGACGCCCGAAGAGCTGGTGACCGCGGCGGGCCACATCGGCACCACCATCTTCCATCCGGTCGGCACCTGCCGCATGGGCCGCGAAGCGGACGACTCCGCCGTCGTCGACCCGCAGCTGCGCGTGCGCGGCGTCGAGCGCCTGCGCGTGATCGACGCGTCGATCATGCCGACCATCACGTCCGGAAACACCAATTCACCGACGGTCATGATCGCCGAGCGCGGAGCCGAGCTGCTGCTACGACATTGA